In Macrobrachium rosenbergii isolate ZJJX-2024 chromosome 46, ASM4041242v1, whole genome shotgun sequence, the DNA window GTTAATGGAGCATGTCTGAACTAACTTACCTTAACGTAAGATGCCATGCCTTGATCAAGACGTGCTAGTAATTCCATTTCTGAAAGCGTAGGTTTGCAtcccaggaaaaatacaaaatacttttaaaaattttttatttgttatttatgttgcATACTGAATTTAATGGGTACATGTAATAGCACAGAACAGTTGCGCATGCATTGCTCTGCTATGCTTTATATCACATTAAGGGAtggttaggttaggatatatCCTTGTTGAAATATGTCTTTGATCAGCTTTCACACTGCTGCAACCCTTTGGTTGGGAAGTATGTagagaaataagcaaaaattccTTATTTATTAGATGTACTTAAACAAGCTGGACagttgtattactttttttttattgtttgactttgtattttgtttcttttgtttttgcctgCATAATATTCTTATCCTTTCAGGCAACTACAGTGAGGTCGTAAAATATGTGAGCAAGAGCACCGAAGTACTTGCCAAAAATGTGGCCCACTTGGACACTGTTCTGGCAACTTTGCAGCCGCAGGCCCATTCGCTGGGTGTGATGGCCGTGCTGTGCGTTAGACTGCAGAACACGACACACACAGATGCAAACATTGACACGTTGCATGCAACGGTAGCTGAGTTTATTAATGTGTGCAGTGAAGAACAGATCAAATATGCTCCTGATATGAGTAAGTTTCAAGTATTGTTTTAATGCTTATTTGTCTCAATAGTCAATGTGTTCTTGTTGGTCAGGTCAGATGCAGGTTAGTTATATAACAGAGCTTCGAGCGACTGACTTTTATTGTAGTCAGTAAATGTGACTCCTTCCATGTATATTTTAACAAGGGGTGGGGGGTGGCAGATAGAGTGTACttatttgggatttttttatgatatgctGCCTTTAGAGCTGGTCATCACATCCCAAATGGGAACCAGAACGTCTCCTATTTTCCCAGAGTGAAGTTACAGGGCCTTGTCACTCGACATCAGATATGGCAGGATGTATGGGCAGTTATAGGTGCCATTCTTTCCCTGCTTACATTTGAGCCTAtataaaagacttcaggtttgaaTATCTAGGAGAAATGAAATTATCTTCAATTGTATGGTTTCTTGCTTAGtttaattttatcagtttctgtttgTATGGGATTAAAAAGTTTAACCCTTCATCACAATAGGATGTAATTTCTTGTACATTCAGCTGTGatactttttgttttctatgtAATTGGCAtcattgtaattgtaatagactTGATGATTTTTCCATTTAGTGATGCAAGAGCAGTACTTGAGTGGTTATGCAAAATAATATGAAGCACAAGTACCTGTACCCATACTGTAGTTTCATGTATTATGTTTAGtataaaaataatccttttgGATAAAAATGTGTTACAGAATACAAACCTGCATTTTTTCGTTTGTATGAGAGCCATATATTTCATCTCAGTATATAATTGTTCGTATAATTCCAGTGGCGGACTTGTGCGGAAGTTACGCCGACTTGCTCGTAGCTGGTAACTGCGCCATGCGAGGAATCGAGGTCCTGAGCACAGCCATTCGAAAGACGCAGGAGTCTCCTCTGCACTTGACGTCGATCCACGCTCACCTCGTGCACCTCTGCCTCCTTTCAAAGTGTTTCAAACCAGCCGTCAAGCTCATGGATGTTGATATTATGGATATAAGTAAAGAGGTATGGTATTTATTACACTAA includes these proteins:
- the CSN3 gene encoding COP9 signalosome complex subunit 3 — translated: MASALEHFVNNVTSLSSQGNYSEVVKYVSKSTEVLAKNVAHLDTVLATLQPQAHSLGVMAVLCVRLQNTTHTDANIDTLHATVAEFINVCSEEQIKYAPDMMADLCGSYADLLVAGNCAMRGIEVLSTAIRKTQESPLHLTSIHAHLVHLCLLSKCFKPAVKLMDVDIMDISKE